Proteins from a genomic interval of Lolium perenne isolate Kyuss_39 chromosome 1, Kyuss_2.0, whole genome shotgun sequence:
- the LOC127333453 gene encoding peroxidase 22.3, which yields MATKLSTRAILLSLFLGLAVFTGKPVATHGGGTKDAVADKVRKIVATAIQDNPGVGPALIRLLFHDCWVQGCDGSVLLDGSKTEKAAKNNIGLDGFAVIDEIKAKVGEDVSCADIVVLAARDATFIVSRGKIDYNVTMGRMDGVKSSAAAADAVLPPSTFNITQLNANFAAKGFNTRELVALSGAHAVGVAHRSSFQDRLDNATATPIVPKYRKALTDDVEKQKKLQGTQDPIEPNNIRDKELAFRNASGYDDTGVDTSKAARGVLDNSYYHANLQNKVLFRSDWELRNDTTGVAGGVMATFEANANKWFLQFGNAMAKLSKLPAEGTRFEIRKNCRKNN from the exons ATGGCGACGAAGCTCAGTACCCGCGCCATCCTGTTGTCTCTCTTCCTGGGGCTCGCCGTCTTCACCGGGAAGCCTGTAGCGACCCACGGCGGCGGCACCAAGGACGCCGTTGCGGACAAGGTTAGGAAGATAGTGGCGACGGCCATCCAGGACAACCCCGGCGTCGGCCCTGCCCTCATCCGGCTGCTCTTCCATGACTGCTGGGTCCAA GGTTGCGATGGGTCGGTGCTCCTGGACGGCAGCAAGACGGAGAAGGCGGCGAAGAACAACATCGGCCTCGACGGCTTCGCCGTgattgacgagatcaaggccaaggTAGGCGAGGATGTCTCCTGCGCCGACATCGTCGTCCTCGCCGCCCGCGACGCGACCTTCATCGTCAGCCGCGGCAAGATCGACTACAACGTAACGATGGGCCGCATGGACGGCGTCAaatcctccgccgccgctgccgacgCCGTCCTCCCTCCTTCCACCTTCAACATCACCCAGCTCAATGCCAACTTCGCCGCTAAGGGCTTCAACACCCGAGAGCTCGTCGCCCTCTCCGGTGCGCACGCCGTCGGCGTCGCCCACCGCTCATCTTTCCAGGACCGGCTCGACAACGCCACCGCAACGCCCATCGTTCCCAAGTACAGGAAGGCACTCACCGATGACGTCGAGAAGCAGAAGAAGCTGCAGGGGACGCAGGACCCGATCGAGCCGAACAACATCCGCGACAAGGAGCTCGCCTTCCGGAACGCGTCCGGCTACGACGATACAGGAGTGGACACGTCCAAGGCAGCGAGGGGCGTGCTGGACAACAGCTATTACCACGCCAACCTCCAGAACAAGGTGCTCTTCAGATCCGACTGGGAGCTGCGCAACGACACCACCGGCGTTGCCGGGGGTGTCATGGCGACGTTTGAGGCCAACGCCAACAAGTGGTTCCTGCAGTTTGGGAATGCCATGGCCAAGCTCAGCAAGCTCCCTGCCGAGGGCACGCGTTTCGAGATCAGgaagaactgcagaaaaaacaacTAG